A genomic region of Cannabis sativa cultivar Pink pepper isolate KNU-18-1 chromosome 1, ASM2916894v1, whole genome shotgun sequence contains the following coding sequences:
- the LOC115705058 gene encoding inositol oxygenase 4: MTILIDQPVIGSHLENKKVDEINELVLDGGFVVPNGENAVSELVSNNEFVAPEINSFGHSFRDYDAENERQKTVEEFYRLNHINQTYDFVKKMREEYGKLNRVEMSIWECCELLNEVVDDSDPDLDEPQIEHLLQTAEAIRKDYPDEDWLHLTALIHDLGKVLLLPVFGELPQWAVVGDTHPLGCAFDESIVHHKYFKENPDTYNHEFNSKNGIYSEGCGLDNVMISWGHDDYMYLVAKENGTTLPQAGLFIVRYHSFYPLHRCGAYKQFMNKEDKENLKWLHIFNKYDLYSKSKVRVDVEKVKPYYLSLIEKYFPAKLRW, encoded by the exons ATGACTATCCTCATTGACCAGCCTGTGATtg GTTCACATCTTGAGAACAAGAAAGTTGATGAAATAAATGAGTTGGTGTTGGATGGTGGGTTTGTTGTTCCTAATGGTGAAAATGCTGTATCAGAACTTGTCTCAAACAATGAATTTGTTGCCCCTGAAATCAACTCATTTGGTCACTCTTTCAG AGACTATGATGCTGAAAATGAGAGGCAAAAAACTGTGGAGGAGTTCTACCGCTTGAACCACATTAATCAAACTTATGACTTC GTGAAGAAAATGAGAGAGGAGTATGGAAAGTTGAACAGGGTTGAAATGAGTATATGGGAATGTTGTGAACTTCTTAATGAGGTTGTTGATGATAGTGATCCTGATTTGGATGAACCCCAAATTGAACACTTGTTGCAAACTGCTGAAGCCATCAGAAAAGACTACCCTGATGAAGATTGGCTCCACTTGACAGCCCTTATTCATG ACCTTGGAAAGGTTCTGCTTCTCCCTGTTTTTGGGGAACTTCCTCAATGGGCTGTTGTTG GTGACACTCATCCTCTGGGGTGTGCTTTTGATGAATCTATTGTCCACcacaag TATTTCAAGGAGAACCCagatacctataatcatgaattcAATTCAAAGAATGGAATTTATTCCGAAGGGTGTGGATTAGATAATGTAATGATATCATGGGGACACGATGACTACATGTATTTG GTGGCCAAAGAAAATGGGACTACTTTGCCTCAAGCTGGATTATTCATTGTCAGATACCACTCATTCTATCCTTTACATAGGTGTGGAGCCTATAAACAATTCATGAATAAGGAGGATAAAGAAAACTTGAAGTGGCTTCATATTTTCaa CAAGTACGATCTCTACAGCAAAAGCAAAGTTAGAGTGGATGTAGAGAAAGTGAAACCATATTATTTATCACTCATTGAAaag TATTTCCCAGCAAAACTGAGATGGTAG